CTAACATTTGAATGGCTGTTTTAGCAGCGGCTAAGGAGTGCCCAGCACCAAGATTGGCAAAGACTAAGCCCGTTGGATTAGCGGTCCGGACATTAGCAAAAGTCGGGGCTAAGCTGGGATCTTTAATGGCAACACTTTGGGAGCCAGTGGCAATTGGCAAGTGACAGGCGGCCGCAATGGTGCCTAACCGAGTATTCAAACGCCCGGTTTGAATTGAACCACCCGTCATCGCTTCGATATAGAGTGGGGTAGCCCAGTGCCATTTTCCAACGGTAGCCTGGGTTGAAATTTCCGCCACAGTGGTTTCTGGCAAGGCATCGTGACGTAGACGGAGGTCGTCGAATCCGTTTGGTTGATCGGCATGGTAATATTTTTCAGCTAATGAGACATGTTCATCTTTACGATGAGATTGCATACTTTGTGGCATGGGCCACCTCCAAATAAACAAAATTAAGGTTAAAAAAACGAATCGGCACCGCGACCTGCTTAGTGGCCGGAGCGATTCGTATTTAAAGTCAGTTTAAGCTTTCGAGATTGGGCTATCACCAACTAAATGCACGTTTAGGTTCAAGCGTTCGATGCCTTCATGCGCCCACTGTTTTAGAAGTGGGGCTGGATTGATGGCTTGGTCAATTAAGACGATGCCACAATCACCGCCACCAGCACCAGAAGTTTTAGCGGCCGCACCGGCGGCTTCAGCGATGGCAATCATTTTTTTGAGCATGGGCGTTTCAATCGTGACTTGACTAAAGGCGCCTAAGGCTTGTAATAACTGTCGATTTTGACGTAACTCCGCTTGGATTTCAGCCAGATTGTGCGTGTGAAAGCCTTGAATCATCCGTTTTAAGCAAGTTTTACTAGCAGCTAAAAAGGTTTGGTATTCGGACCGTTGCTTAGCTTTCACCAAGGCCACCTTGTCAACTAAGTGTGAAGTTGAGGCCGGCGACCCGGTCCAACCGATAATCAGCCGAAGATCGGCTGGCGGTGTCAGTAGCTCAATATTTAAATCTGGCCAGTCCATGGCAAGTAAGTCAGTTAATGAGGCTGTTTGGCGTTGCTTAGCTAACCATTGCCGATTAAAAGAGTGGTAGGCAATCCAGCCACCATAAACACTTGCCGCAATATCCCCTAAGGAACCGTTACCTTGGACGGAGAGGTGAGCAATCGCAGCTAATTTAAAGAGCTTACTTTTATCCATTGATAAGTGGTAGAACTCACAGAGCGCTTTGACCGTGGCAACGGTGACGGCGGCAGATGAGCCTAAACCGTATTTTTTGCCATCGGAACTATCTAGCTCACTATTAATGCCGAGGTGATAAACGCCCAGTTCACGCCCAGCTTCACGGGCATAACTTTCAGTTAAGCTAATTGCTGAAAGAATGTAGTGGAATGGATTATCGCGATTGTCAAACACCATTTTGTTGCCACGGCGTTGCCAAAAGATTGAGTTTTCTTGATATTGCTTCGAAACGATACTTCCGAAAGTATCACTAGGTGAAATTGTGGCCGTCACAAATTGGTCGAGAGCCACAATAATGGCCGGAAAGCCAGACTCAACCACTGCATATTCCCCTGCAATGTAGAGTTTTCCAGGTGCTTTCACCGTAATCATGCCATCATGTCCTTTCATGGTAGTAACACCGCACGCAGTTAGTCACTACCAGTCAAAATTAAGTCTAAATTAATTGGTTGTCATTGTAATTCCTGGGCCCGGTTTAGCAATGATGAGTTGTTCGGCGGTAAAGTGTGTTTGTAACGCGCTGGTGATTTTAGCAGTATCTTTACCAGCACAAATAATCTTCACGTTGGGCCCAGCATCCAAAGTATAATAACAGTTAATCCCCCGTGCACGCAAGTTTTCAACGATTTTAATGGTTGTTAACGTATCCGCAGTGAAATAATTAAAAGCTGGTTTAGCGCTTAGATTCAAAGCGTGCATCCGCATGGCGTTGGTCTCGGCAATTTCACCGACCGCAGTTAAGTTCCGGTCAGCGATAGCCGTGCGCATCTGTGCTAAATCATGATTAGCTGTTTTGACCCAAGCCGCATAATAAGGAGACGTTTGGACGACGCGGGCCATGCCATTAGTTGAACTGATGGGCTTTTTATGTGCCTGCAAGACAACTGCAATCATTTGAATGTCCCAATCAACGGGATCTTGAATGGTCTCCGCATAGGAACTGGCGTCATCATGGCCAGCATGCCATTCAACGAAGCCACCGAAAATGGAGCGGGTGGCTGACCCAGATCCGCGCCGTGCTAGCCGACTTAATTCAGTTGGTGTGAGGGTTAAGCCGGCTGCTTGGCTACTGGCTGCCGCTAAGGCCGCAAAGCCAGAAGCCGATGAGGCTAAGCCGGCCGAAGTGGGGACATGGTTACTGGTCTTGACAATCGCCCGGGCGGTTTGACCACTTAGCTGGCGAACAAGGTCGAGAAAGCTGACCATGCGCCGAGCCTTGCCAGGGGCTAGCTTCGTCTGATTAAAATAAATAACATCTTGATTAGCCTTAGCGTCAAAGGTGACACTCGTTTCGGTATAAAAATGATCTAAAGTTAATGAGATACTGCCATTTTGAGGTAGCATCAATGTGGCATCTTTTTTCCCCCAGTATTTAACGAGTGCAATATTGGTGTGGGCTTTAGCAGTAACAGTTTTTGACATGTGGGTCCTCCAAATTAATCAGTTGGTAATAGGGGTTCAACCCAAGTAGCGGTCGCCCCAGCGGCGGAAAGTTTTTGTGACAGATTATTTGCAATGCTAGCTTCAGGGGCGATGGCGATGAGACAGCCACCTTGACCGCTCCCCGTTAATTTAGCCGCTACGGCGCCATTTTGGCGGGCCACTGCCAAGAGCTGTTCTAAGGCTGGGTGGCTAACTCCTAATGAACGCAAATCATCTTGTGCACCATTCAAAGCCGTGGCTAAGGCCGTTAAATTACCGGTCGCTAAGGCTGAACGTGTTTGTTCGGTGAGCTGGCCTAAGTGTTCGATTCGGCTTTGAATAGTCGTTCCTTCAACCATTAAAAGATTTTTAACGGTTGCCACGGCCACTTTGGTCTGACTTTTAATGCCGGTGTCCGCAATCACTAAATAACCGGGTAATTTAATGGGAATTGGAAAGTTTTCACGATCTTTAATAAACCAGACCGGTGAATTAGCACTTGCGGTCGCCACATCTAAGCCGCTTGGTTGCCCGTG
This genomic window from Lactobacillus sp. CBA3606 contains:
- a CDS encoding phosphomevalonate kinase — translated: MITVKAPGKLYIAGEYAVVESGFPAIIVALDQFVTATISPSDTFGSIVSKQYQENSIFWQRRGNKMVFDNRDNPFHYILSAISLTESYAREAGRELGVYHLGINSELDSSDGKKYGLGSSAAVTVATVKALCEFYHLSMDKSKLFKLAAIAHLSVQGNGSLGDIAASVYGGWIAYHSFNRQWLAKQRQTASLTDLLAMDWPDLNIELLTPPADLRLIIGWTGSPASTSHLVDKVALVKAKQRSEYQTFLAASKTCLKRMIQGFHTHNLAEIQAELRQNRQLLQALGAFSQVTIETPMLKKMIAIAEAAGAAAKTSGAGGGDCGIVLIDQAINPAPLLKQWAHEGIERLNLNVHLVGDSPISKA
- the mvaD gene encoding diphosphomevalonate decarboxylase, which codes for MSKTVTAKAHTNIALVKYWGKKDATLMLPQNGSISLTLDHFYTETSVTFDAKANQDVIYFNQTKLAPGKARRMVSFLDLVRQLSGQTARAIVKTSNHVPTSAGLASSASGFAALAAASSQAAGLTLTPTELSRLARRGSGSATRSIFGGFVEWHAGHDDASSYAETIQDPVDWDIQMIAVVLQAHKKPISSTNGMARVVQTSPYYAAWVKTANHDLAQMRTAIADRNLTAVGEIAETNAMRMHALNLSAKPAFNYFTADTLTTIKIVENLRARGINCYYTLDAGPNVKIICAGKDTAKITSALQTHFTAEQLIIAKPGPGITMTTN
- the mvk gene encoding mevalonate kinase, which gives rise to MKNLATGTSHAKIILIGEHGVVYGQPAIALPISTIQMQAVIHRRDTAQTVKSRYFNGDFQMMSANLGGIQALIKTLLARFERPNQGFDIHITSDIPSERGMGSSAAAAVAVTRALYDFFEQPLSHQDLLRTANIAESYTHGQPSGLDVATASANSPVWFIKDRENFPIPIKLPGYLVIADTGIKSQTKVAVATVKNLLMVEGTTIQSRIEHLGQLTEQTRSALATGNLTALATALNGAQDDLRSLGVSHPALEQLLAVARQNGAVAAKLTGSGQGGCLIAIAPEASIANNLSQKLSAAGATATWVEPLLPTD